The Chanos chanos chromosome 6, fChaCha1.1, whole genome shotgun sequence genome includes a region encoding these proteins:
- the stk35l gene encoding serine/threonine kinase 35, like: MDPVERERRRTRRACKRTGSQDDRAKRGDTNVLRSLSVGNIDDNEVTDDLELKSGTLECKVMAPRYSLLREVGRGSYGVVYEAIARKSGARVAVKKLRCDAPENVELALAEFWALTSLEKRHENVVQLEECVLQRNGMAQKMSHGNKRSTQYLRLVETSLKGERVLSCPEEPCYLWFVMEFCEAGDLNQFVLSRQPDPRTNSSFMLQLSSAVAFLHQNNIVHRDLKPDNILISERSGVPVLKVADFGLSKVCAGLSTGMNQGDDVENKNKPKSMNINKFWLSSACGSDFYMAPEVWEGHYTAKADIFALGIIIWAMIERITFIDAESKRELLGTYVRQGAEIIPVGEALLENPKMVLSIPQRRRSQMSESLRKLLQDMLAVNPQDRPDAFELHNRMGHLTCAA, from the exons ATGGATCCAGTTGAACGAGAGAGGAGGCGAACGAGAAGAGCCTGTAAACGGACCGGGTCACAGGACGACAGAGCGAAGAGGGGAGACACCAACGTCCTGCGTTCGTTAAGCGTCGGGAATATTGATGACAATGAGGTCACAGATGATTTGGAGCTTAAAAGCGGTACTCTGGAGTGCAAAGTCATGGCACCGCGGTACAGTCTGCTTCGTGAAGTTGGAAGGGGTAGCTATGGCGTAGTTTATGAAGCCATCGCTCGCAAATCTGGAGCAAGAGTGGCTGTGAAAAAACTGCGCTGTGATGCCCCGGAAAACGTGGAGCTGGCTCTGGCGGAGTTTTGGGCCCTGACAAGCCTAGAGAAACGACATGAGAATGTGGTTCAGCTAGAGGAATGTGTGTTACAGAGGAACGGAATGGCCCAGAAAATGAGCCACGGTAACAAGCGATCCACGCAATACCTCCGCTTGGTGGAGACATCATTGAAAG GGGAGCGAGTTTTGTCCTGTCCGGAGGAACCATGCTATCTTTGGTTTGTTATGGAGTTCTGTGAGGCGGGAGATTTAAACCAGTTTGTGCTGTCGCGGCAGCCTGACCCCAGAACCAACTCCAGTTTCATGCTCCAGCTGAGCAGTGCCGTGGCATTTTTGCATCAAAACAATATTGTTCACCGAGACCTCAAACCAGACAACATCCTGATCTCAGAACGCTCAGGTGTGCCTGTACTCAAAGTGGCTGATTTCGGCCTTAGTAAAGTCTGCGCTGGCCTGAGCACTGGGATGAACCAGGGTGATGatgtggaaaataaaaacaaaccgaAAAGCATGAACATAAATAAGTTCTGGTTGTCGTCAGCGTGCGGCTCAGATTTCTACATGGCCCCTGAGGTTTGGGAAGGTCACTACACCGCCAAAGCAGACATCTTTGCCCTAGGCATTATCATCTGGGCCATGATCGAGAGGATCACTTTCATCGATGCGGAGTCAAAACGGGAGCTCCTGGGGACATACGTCCGGCAGGGGGCTGAGATCATTCCTGTTGGGGAGGCCTTACTGGAGAACCCGAAAATGGTGCTGAGTATTCCACAGAGGCGACGGTCTCAAATGTCAGAGTCACTACGGAAGCTTCTCCAGGACATGCTAGCGGTGAACCCTCAGGATCGTCCCGACGCCTTTGAACTCCACAACAGAATGGGGCACCTGACATGTGCTGCATGA